From a single Gammaproteobacteria bacterium genomic region:
- a CDS encoding FAD-linked oxidase C-terminal domain-containing protein produces the protein MLDARLKRELRGEVLFDRFSRGRYSTDASIYQIEPIGVVVPADANDALRALEIAADARVPVLPRGAGSSQCGQTVGEALVIDQSKRLNRILELDTKAGFVRVEPGVVLDRLNAALRPHGLWFPVDVSTSAQATIGGMAGNNSCGARSLRYGNMVHNVLEADAWLPTGEMLRFGEVRPGDEGERGRYAALVATIRRLRAREDAEIAARVPKVQRRVAGYNLDMAASDAPFNMAHLLVGSEGTLGWLRSIKLKLSPLPRHKTLGVVHFPTFHRAMEAAQHIVELGPDAVELVDRTMIELSRGIAAFRTTVEATVRGEPEAILLVEFTGADRAESLAKLARLSELMGDLGLPGSVVDVTEPALQRDVWEVRKAGLNIMMSMKGDGKPVSFIEDCAVPLEHLADYTQRLTEVFEKHGTRGTFYAHASVGCLHVRPVLNMKTPEGAAAMRAIAEEACALVREYKGSYSGEHGDGLVRSEWIERVYGPRLAAAFAEIKRAFDPNGLMNPGKIVAPPKMDDRALFRFKPGYATLSIATGLDWSAHDVAGAASSRGFAAAVEMCNNNGYCRKFDAGTMCPSFRITGDERDSTRGRANTLRLALSGQLGPDALTSEEMYRTLELCVSCKGCKRECPTGVDMARMKIEFLHQYHRKRRRSAKELLIAHLPRWAPRAARLAPLLNLRDRVPGAAHVSALVLGLAASRSLPVWHSEPFRDAADVAARAGGARAALTGGGAPALPDAANGRNATGAASGREVVLLADTFNRWFEPENLRAAIDVLLAGGYAVHAATPRAEDGNRPLCCGRTYLAAGMVEHARAEARRLLAALAPHVERGTPVIGLEPACLLGLRDELAVLLPGRDAERLGAHAFLLEEFLVREAAAGRLRLPLRKAARSKALVHGHCHQKAFGTMGDVTRALRLVPGLDVDVVASSCCGMAGAFGYDRRHVKVSFEMAEAALLPAVRAADADTVIVADGTSCRHQIRDGAAREAVHAVRVIADALA, from the coding sequence ATGCTCGACGCACGCCTGAAGCGAGAGCTCCGCGGAGAGGTCCTTTTCGACCGATTCTCCCGCGGCCGCTACTCCACCGACGCGTCGATCTATCAGATCGAGCCGATCGGCGTGGTCGTGCCGGCCGACGCGAATGACGCGCTCCGGGCGCTCGAGATCGCGGCCGATGCGCGCGTCCCGGTGCTTCCCCGCGGCGCCGGCAGCTCGCAGTGCGGACAGACGGTCGGCGAAGCGCTGGTGATCGATCAAAGCAAGCGGCTGAACCGGATCCTGGAGCTCGACACGAAAGCCGGCTTCGTTCGCGTCGAGCCGGGCGTCGTCCTCGATCGGCTGAATGCCGCCTTACGCCCGCACGGCCTGTGGTTTCCGGTGGACGTCTCGACCTCCGCGCAGGCCACGATCGGCGGGATGGCCGGCAACAACAGCTGCGGCGCCCGCTCGCTGCGCTACGGCAACATGGTGCACAACGTGCTCGAGGCGGACGCGTGGCTGCCGACGGGCGAGATGCTGCGCTTCGGCGAGGTGCGCCCCGGCGACGAGGGTGAACGAGGACGCTACGCAGCTCTCGTCGCGACGATTCGCCGCCTGCGGGCCCGCGAGGACGCCGAGATCGCCGCGCGCGTGCCGAAGGTGCAGCGTCGCGTCGCCGGCTACAACCTCGACATGGCGGCGAGCGACGCGCCGTTCAACATGGCGCACTTGCTCGTCGGCTCGGAAGGAACGCTCGGCTGGCTGCGCAGCATCAAGCTCAAGCTGTCCCCTCTTCCGCGCCACAAGACGCTCGGCGTCGTGCACTTTCCGACTTTCCACCGGGCGATGGAGGCTGCGCAGCACATCGTCGAGCTCGGGCCGGACGCGGTCGAGCTGGTCGACCGCACGATGATCGAGCTGTCGCGCGGGATCGCCGCGTTCCGCACCACGGTCGAGGCGACGGTGCGCGGCGAGCCGGAAGCGATTCTGCTCGTCGAGTTCACCGGGGCGGATCGCGCCGAGTCCCTCGCGAAGCTCGCCCGGCTGAGCGAGCTGATGGGCGATCTCGGATTGCCCGGCAGCGTCGTCGACGTGACCGAGCCCGCGCTGCAGCGCGACGTTTGGGAGGTACGCAAGGCCGGCCTCAACATCATGATGTCGATGAAGGGCGATGGGAAGCCGGTGTCGTTCATCGAGGATTGCGCCGTCCCGCTCGAGCACCTCGCGGACTACACGCAGCGGTTGACGGAAGTGTTCGAGAAGCACGGCACGCGCGGCACGTTCTACGCGCACGCCTCGGTCGGCTGCCTGCATGTGCGCCCGGTCCTGAACATGAAGACGCCGGAAGGCGCGGCGGCGATGCGCGCGATCGCGGAGGAAGCGTGCGCGCTCGTGCGCGAGTACAAGGGCTCGTACTCCGGCGAGCACGGCGACGGCCTCGTTCGCTCCGAATGGATCGAGCGCGTCTACGGGCCGCGGCTCGCCGCCGCCTTCGCCGAGATCAAGCGGGCGTTCGACCCCAACGGGCTGATGAATCCCGGCAAGATCGTCGCTCCGCCGAAGATGGACGACCGTGCCCTGTTTCGCTTCAAGCCGGGCTACGCGACGCTTTCGATCGCCACCGGGCTCGACTGGTCCGCGCACGATGTTGCGGGCGCCGCCTCGAGCCGCGGGTTCGCCGCGGCCGTCGAGATGTGCAACAACAACGGCTACTGCCGCAAGTTCGACGCCGGCACGATGTGCCCGTCGTTCCGCATAACCGGGGACGAGCGCGATTCGACGCGGGGACGCGCGAACACGCTGCGGCTCGCGCTGTCCGGCCAGCTCGGCCCGGATGCGCTGACCTCGGAGGAGATGTACCGCACGCTCGAGCTCTGCGTCTCGTGCAAGGGCTGCAAGCGCGAGTGCCCGACCGGCGTGGACATGGCGCGGATGAAGATCGAGTTCCTGCACCAGTACCATCGCAAGCGCCGGCGCAGCGCGAAGGAGCTGCTGATCGCTCATCTGCCGCGCTGGGCCCCGCGGGCGGCGCGGCTCGCGCCGCTATTGAACCTGCGCGACCGCGTGCCGGGCGCCGCGCACGTGTCGGCGCTCGTGCTCGGGCTCGCCGCGTCCCGCTCGCTGCCCGTCTGGCATTCGGAACCGTTCCGCGATGCGGCCGACGTCGCCGCCCGGGCCGGCGGAGCTCGCGCCGCCCTGACCGGCGGCGGCGCGCCGGCGCTTCCTGACGCGGCGAACGGACGCAATGCGACCGGCGCGGCATCCGGCCGCGAAGTCGTCCTGCTCGCGGACACGTTCAATCGCTGGTTCGAGCCCGAGAACCTTCGGGCCGCGATCGACGTGCTCCTCGCCGGCGGCTACGCGGTCCACGCGGCCACGCCGCGGGCCGAGGACGGCAACCGGCCGCTTTGCTGCGGTCGGACCTACCTCGCCGCCGGCATGGTCGAGCATGCGCGGGCCGAGGCGCGGCGTCTGCTCGCGGCCCTCGCGCCGCACGTCGAGCGCGGCACGCCGGTCATCGGGCTCGAGCCCGCCTGTCTGCTCGGTCTCCGCGACGAGCTCGCGGTGCTCCTTCCCGGCCGCGACGCGGAGCGGCTCGGAGCGCACGCGTTCCTGCTCGAGGAGTTCCTCGTGCGGGAAGCGGCAGCGGGCCGGCTGCGCCTTCCGCTCCGCAAAGCGGCCCGCTCGAAGGCCCTGGTGCACGGCCACTGCCACCAAAAGGCCTTCGGCACGATGGGCGACGTCACGCGGGCGTTGCGGCTCGTGCCCGGTCTCGATGTCGACGTCGTCGCGTCGAGCTGTTGCGGGATGGCGGGCGCCTTCGGCTACGACCGGCGCCACGTCAAAGTCTCCTTCGAGATGGCCGAGGCCGCGCTGCTGCCGGCGGTTCGCGCGGCGGACGCGGACACGGTGATCGTGGCCGACGGAACGAGCTGCCGCCATCAGATCCGCGACGGCGCCGCGCGCGAAGCGGTGCACGCGGTTCGCGTGATCGCCGACGCGCTCGCGTGA
- a CDS encoding amidohydrolase family protein gives MRQRRLLRGLLLCAGLTAMTFAGAVGAQTGRPRAIALVGGTLIDGSGGTPLHDSVVLIRGERIERVGTLDTLSVPQDYERISTEGMTVLPGLFDLHVHLLYNGHPDVDHWFAAYAARFEEVTIPASAEQTLLAGVTSVRDLAAPTDAILAVKQRIDRGELPGPTIYASGAAIQPTEAPTRPHILAVSGPDDAAAKTKQLAQAGVDLVKILGAEGRPLEEIRAIVDAAHAAGLKVAAHGRSDAEIRIGLAAGVDEFEHIGVESDELPPDVVAAIAERVATGPPLYWCATVGVLLNGDELAADHEFLDDPRHFAGLPPEIADDVRRAVAKAEIVPPPPRVAAVVERKIEQLRELGVRFVVGSDMGTFGLPAAEALWRELEAWVRELGMPPMEAVRWATADAAEYLGVGSDYGTIVPGKFADIIAVRGNPLLHIDVLRDPAIVLKHGKRYK, from the coding sequence ATGCGACAGAGACGACTCCTACGGGGCCTGCTCCTTTGCGCGGGCCTGACCGCGATGACCTTTGCCGGGGCCGTCGGCGCGCAGACCGGCCGGCCGCGCGCGATCGCGTTGGTCGGCGGCACGCTGATCGACGGCAGCGGCGGCACACCGCTCCACGACAGCGTCGTGCTGATCCGCGGCGAGCGGATCGAGCGCGTCGGCACGCTCGACACGCTGAGCGTTCCGCAGGACTACGAGCGCATCTCGACGGAAGGTATGACCGTGCTGCCGGGACTGTTCGATCTGCACGTCCATCTGCTCTACAACGGTCACCCGGATGTCGATCACTGGTTCGCCGCGTACGCGGCGCGATTCGAGGAGGTGACGATCCCGGCGTCGGCCGAGCAGACGCTGCTCGCCGGCGTCACGAGCGTGCGAGATTTGGCGGCTCCCACCGACGCGATACTGGCCGTAAAGCAGCGGATCGACAGGGGCGAGCTGCCCGGTCCCACGATCTACGCGTCGGGCGCCGCGATTCAGCCTACGGAGGCGCCGACCCGGCCGCACATTCTCGCCGTTTCCGGCCCCGACGACGCGGCCGCGAAGACGAAGCAGCTGGCGCAGGCCGGAGTCGATCTCGTGAAAATCCTCGGCGCCGAGGGACGCCCCCTCGAGGAGATTCGCGCGATCGTCGACGCGGCCCACGCGGCCGGGCTCAAGGTCGCGGCGCACGGCCGCAGCGACGCGGAAATCCGCATCGGTCTGGCCGCGGGCGTCGACGAATTCGAGCACATCGGCGTCGAGAGCGACGAGCTGCCGCCGGACGTCGTCGCGGCGATCGCCGAGCGCGTCGCGACGGGTCCGCCGCTCTACTGGTGCGCGACCGTCGGCGTGCTGCTGAACGGGGACGAGCTCGCGGCCGATCACGAGTTCCTCGACGATCCGCGCCACTTCGCGGGCCTGCCTCCCGAGATCGCCGACGACGTGCGCCGCGCCGTCGCGAAGGCCGAGATCGTGCCGCCGCCGCCCCGCGTCGCAGCCGTCGTCGAGCGCAAGATCGAGCAGCTGCGCGAGCTCGGCGTGCGATTCGTCGTCGGCAGCGACATGGGCACTTTCGGGCTCCCTGCAGCCGAAGCGCTCTGGCGCGAGCTCGAAGCCTGGGTGCGCGAGCTCGGCATGCCGCCGATGGAGGCGGTCCGCTGGGCAACGGCCGATGCGGCCGAATACCTCGGCGTCGGCAGCGACTACGGCACGATCGTGCCCGGCAAGTTCGCCGACATCATCGCCGTCCGCGGCAATCCGCTCCTGCACATCGACGTGCTGCGCGATCCAGCGATCGTGCTGAAGCACGGCAAGCGCTACAAATGA
- a CDS encoding TonB-dependent receptor has translation MRSMMPSHSRARWLILTGLAQACGAVYAQEQTGPLEEIIVTAEFREANVQETPVAITAVNSEMLDARSQTNIVDVAAQAPNVTLKPADQGSGNAMIAFIRGIGQTDFNYAVEPGVGIYVDDVYYPNLTGSMVDLLDVDRVEILRGPQGTLAGRNSIGGAVKIYSRAPSPDGGGSLSITYGDFDRVDVRASADLTVVDEKLYARVAGASSTRDGYVTRLDYRCVHPESDLPTYIAGGDLSDCEIGTEGGRSFTGGRVFLQWLPSDRVTVDIIGDVIDDESEPVPNVLIRVNEARNNPNLGQPFGIFGDPILTETGQPSYNGADFDGDGLADGTFHDVDGDYTTTDDRVYYSNAFVTSGPFAGDPVVSDPYVSYATYLDPEQPLPNRPFSPVAIPPVTTLQQRGLSVQIDWDITDNLQFESISAFREYDSDWAQDVDASPLNSQNLLQRLEHDHWTQEFRLNGTALDGLLDYTFGAFHVDQDGTLEANVNLYYAQLNFIHGPDPTPSEASALFAHTSWHLSDALNLSVGVRASDESKTYIYRRRNPDGTLPQVCNGPPASVNTFPNCVLAGLFNVSGEFDDSRTDWRLALDWRLTDDVMLYTQAATGFKGGGINPRPFFPIQIESFQPEELTSYEIGAKTLLFDGRVRLNSAVFFNDYTDIQINQTQCEVPPFIDADGLGAPCIQPGNAGDADVEGLEIEAEISLADAWLIDFSFAALDFQYTSLAPNVAVTLDMVTPFTPETTWSFGAQYEARLPGGGTLTPRIDVAYQDEIYTEPLNNPASLIDDYTLTNARLTWRSASDEWEAALAVTNVTDEFYFNNIFEQFDSSGTVSGTPGMPRMWALSLKRNF, from the coding sequence ATGCGGTCCATGATGCCGTCCCATTCCCGCGCGCGTTGGTTGATTCTCACCGGGCTTGCGCAGGCCTGCGGCGCGGTTTACGCGCAGGAGCAAACCGGCCCGCTCGAGGAGATCATCGTCACCGCGGAGTTTCGCGAAGCGAACGTGCAGGAGACGCCGGTCGCGATCACGGCCGTGAACTCCGAGATGCTCGATGCGCGCAGCCAGACGAACATCGTCGACGTCGCGGCGCAGGCGCCGAACGTCACACTGAAGCCGGCGGATCAGGGGAGCGGAAACGCGATGATCGCGTTCATCCGCGGCATCGGCCAGACGGACTTCAACTATGCGGTCGAGCCGGGCGTCGGCATTTACGTCGACGACGTCTACTACCCGAACTTGACGGGCTCCATGGTCGATCTGCTCGACGTCGATCGTGTGGAGATTCTGCGCGGGCCTCAAGGCACGCTGGCGGGCCGCAACTCGATCGGCGGCGCCGTGAAAATCTATTCGCGCGCGCCGAGCCCCGACGGCGGCGGCAGCCTGTCGATTACCTACGGCGACTTCGATCGCGTCGACGTGCGCGCGAGCGCCGATTTGACGGTCGTCGACGAGAAGCTCTACGCCCGCGTAGCCGGCGCGAGCAGCACGCGCGACGGTTACGTCACGCGTCTCGACTACCGATGCGTGCATCCGGAGTCGGATCTGCCGACCTACATCGCCGGCGGCGATCTCTCCGACTGCGAGATCGGCACCGAGGGCGGCCGGTCGTTCACGGGCGGGCGCGTGTTCTTGCAGTGGCTGCCGAGCGATCGCGTCACGGTCGACATCATCGGCGACGTGATCGACGACGAGTCGGAGCCGGTTCCAAACGTGCTGATCCGGGTGAACGAGGCGCGAAACAATCCGAACCTCGGTCAGCCTTTCGGCATTTTCGGCGATCCGATTCTCACCGAAACCGGCCAGCCGAGCTACAACGGCGCCGACTTCGACGGTGACGGCCTCGCCGACGGCACGTTCCACGACGTGGACGGCGATTACACCACCACCGACGACCGCGTTTATTACAGCAACGCGTTCGTCACCAGCGGCCCGTTCGCCGGGGATCCGGTCGTCAGCGATCCGTATGTCAGCTACGCCACGTATCTCGATCCGGAGCAGCCGCTTCCGAATCGGCCGTTCTCGCCGGTCGCGATTCCACCGGTCACCACGCTCCAGCAGCGCGGCCTGTCGGTGCAGATCGACTGGGACATCACCGACAACCTTCAGTTCGAGTCGATCTCGGCGTTTCGCGAGTACGACTCGGATTGGGCGCAGGACGTCGACGCCTCGCCGCTGAACAGCCAGAACCTGCTCCAGCGCCTCGAGCATGATCATTGGACGCAGGAGTTCCGTTTGAACGGCACCGCGCTCGACGGTCTGCTCGATTACACGTTCGGCGCGTTCCACGTCGATCAGGACGGCACGCTCGAGGCGAACGTCAACCTGTATTACGCGCAACTGAACTTCATCCACGGCCCCGATCCCACGCCCTCGGAAGCCTCCGCGCTGTTCGCTCATACGTCATGGCATCTCTCGGACGCGCTGAACCTCTCCGTCGGCGTGCGCGCTTCGGATGAGAGCAAGACGTACATCTACCGGCGCCGCAATCCGGACGGCACGCTTCCGCAGGTGTGCAACGGGCCCCCGGCGAGCGTCAACACGTTCCCGAATTGCGTGCTCGCGGGGCTGTTCAACGTGAGCGGCGAATTCGACGACTCGCGCACCGACTGGCGCCTGGCGCTCGACTGGCGGCTGACGGACGACGTCATGCTGTACACGCAAGCGGCCACGGGCTTCAAGGGCGGCGGCATCAACCCGCGGCCGTTCTTCCCGATCCAGATCGAGTCGTTCCAGCCTGAGGAGCTCACGTCGTACGAGATCGGCGCGAAGACGCTCCTCTTCGACGGCCGCGTGCGGTTGAACTCGGCTGTATTCTTCAACGACTACACGGACATTCAGATCAATCAGACGCAGTGCGAGGTCCCGCCGTTCATCGACGCCGACGGCCTGGGCGCGCCGTGCATTCAGCCCGGCAACGCCGGAGATGCCGACGTCGAAGGTCTCGAAATCGAAGCCGAGATCAGTCTCGCGGATGCGTGGCTGATCGACTTCTCGTTCGCGGCGCTCGACTTCCAGTACACCAGTCTCGCGCCGAACGTCGCGGTAACGCTCGACATGGTCACGCCGTTCACGCCCGAGACGACGTGGAGCTTCGGTGCGCAATACGAGGCGCGGCTCCCGGGCGGCGGCACGCTGACGCCCCGGATCGACGTCGCGTACCAGGACGAGATCTATACGGAGCCGCTCAACAATCCGGCGAGCCTGATCGACGACTACACGCTCACGAACGCACGTCTCACGTGGCGTTCGGCGAGCGACGAGTGGGAGGCGGCGCTCGCGGTCACGAACGTGACCGACGAATTCTACTTCAACAACATCTTCGAGCAGTTCGACAGCTCCGGCACGGTGTCCGGAACGCCCGGGATGCCGAGGATGTGGGCGCTGAGCCTGAAGCGTAACTTCTAG
- a CDS encoding AAA family ATPase, translating into MREANGKRTNGANGMRRAERLVAALRSPDRYPNPADSVELIETHISWVLLAGAFAYKIKKPVKLPFLDFSTLEQRRRFCEEELRLNRRIAPELYLGVVPIGGTPDEPSIGATPAIEYAIELRRFDPDATADRMLAQNAIRPEAILRLAEDLARFHEAAERAEGRPPGGLALENLDQLTEALARAGVAEPIADFRRWTEAQARRLAPVFAERRASAVRDGHGDLHLENVAVIDGRLRPFDMLEFDASLRAVDVLDEAAFLAMDLIVHSRPDFALLFLNRYLEITGDYSGTRTATFYLVYRALVRAKVRAIKAAQSARSGPAEDRVRPYLDAARRLIEPRAPLLVLTHGLSGSGKTTVTNELVPRLPALRIRSDLERKRLHGVAPDVHEELGVGEGRYGRAATDRTYAALAAFAEDALLGGLDVIVDATFLTRARRAPFVALAARCGARAAILECVASEKTLRERIATRAAARADASEATGAVLDAQLREVERPAAAEGVAVIRVDTSAGVRYDELGAAIRAQAAVPRIPAKRR; encoded by the coding sequence ATGCGCGAGGCGAACGGCAAGCGGACGAACGGCGCGAACGGCATGCGGCGCGCCGAGCGGCTCGTGGCCGCGCTGCGGTCGCCGGACCGCTATCCGAATCCGGCCGACTCCGTAGAGCTCATAGAGACGCATATCTCGTGGGTCCTGCTGGCCGGCGCGTTCGCCTACAAGATCAAGAAGCCGGTAAAGCTGCCGTTTCTCGACTTTTCGACCCTGGAACAGCGCCGCAGGTTCTGCGAGGAGGAGCTGCGGCTCAACCGGCGCATCGCCCCGGAGCTGTATCTCGGCGTCGTGCCGATCGGCGGGACGCCGGACGAGCCGTCGATCGGCGCCACGCCAGCGATCGAGTACGCGATCGAGCTGCGGCGGTTCGATCCCGACGCGACGGCCGACCGAATGCTCGCGCAGAACGCGATCCGACCGGAAGCGATTCTGCGCCTCGCCGAGGATCTGGCCCGCTTCCACGAAGCCGCGGAGCGGGCCGAGGGGCGGCCTCCGGGCGGCCTCGCGCTCGAGAACCTCGACCAGCTCACAGAGGCGCTCGCGCGCGCCGGCGTGGCGGAGCCGATCGCGGATTTCCGCCGCTGGACGGAAGCGCAAGCCCGACGCCTGGCTCCGGTCTTCGCCGAGCGCCGAGCCTCCGCGGTACGCGACGGCCACGGGGACCTGCACCTCGAGAACGTCGCCGTCATCGACGGCCGGCTGCGCCCGTTCGATATGCTCGAGTTCGACGCGTCGCTGCGCGCCGTGGACGTCCTCGACGAGGCCGCGTTCCTCGCGATGGACTTGATCGTGCATTCGCGGCCGGATTTCGCCTTGCTGTTCCTGAACCGGTATCTCGAGATCACCGGCGACTACTCGGGCACGCGCACGGCCACGTTCTACCTCGTCTACCGGGCGCTCGTGCGGGCGAAGGTCCGCGCCATCAAGGCGGCTCAATCCGCGCGAAGCGGACCCGCGGAAGACCGCGTCCGGCCGTATCTCGACGCGGCCCGCCGCCTGATCGAGCCGCGCGCGCCGCTTCTCGTGCTGACGCACGGCCTTTCGGGCAGCGGCAAGACCACGGTCACGAACGAGCTCGTCCCCCGGCTGCCGGCGCTCCGGATCCGCTCCGACCTCGAGCGCAAGCGCCTGCACGGCGTCGCGCCGGACGTGCACGAGGAGCTCGGCGTCGGGGAAGGACGCTACGGCCGCGCGGCGACCGACCGGACCTACGCCGCGCTCGCCGCGTTCGCCGAGGACGCGCTGCTTGGCGGGCTCGACGTGATCGTCGACGCGACGTTCCTGACTCGCGCGCGGCGCGCGCCGTTCGTCGCGCTCGCCGCCCGATGCGGCGCGCGCGCCGCGATCCTCGAGTGCGTTGCGTCGGAGAAGACGCTGCGCGAGCGGATCGCGACGCGAGCCGCCGCGCGCGCGGACGCGTCGGAAGCCACCGGCGCGGTCCTCGACGCGCAGCTCAGGGAAGTCGAGCGGCCCGCGGCAGCCGAGGGCGTCGCCGTGATCCGGGTCGACACCTCCGCCGGCGTGCGCTACGACGAGCTCGGCGCCGCGATCCGCGCGCAAGCGGCCGTCCCGCGCATCCCGGCCAAGCGCAGGTGA
- a CDS encoding NAD-dependent malic enzyme, protein MTAENRACRGRRIEISARGTDLIRNPLLNKGTAFSAEERHRFGLEGLLPVKAKNISQQAARIYEQLQNQPDDLQKYVLLSALLNRNVHLFYRVLVDHLEELMPIVYTPTVGTATQRFSRVFQGGGGVWITPDMKGRMADVLSRVVARKEIRLLVVTDNESILGLGDQGAGGMAISVGKLALYTAAAGIHPAQALPVSLDFGTDNDELLADDQYLGWPARRLRGSEYIELVDEFVEAVAAVMPNALVQWEDFRKDNALTILDRYVDRIPSFNDDIQGTGAVVLAGLNSALRIKGERLSEQRIVILGAGAAGLGVARQIKTQLAEEGVGHAERLAEVAVLDRHGLLVDDGRIMDPYKRELAWSPALAERHGLHNPRERMLLDVVRKFRPTILIGVSGVGGAFSEEVVREMAAHVERPIIFPSSNPSSNCEAKPADLYAWTDCRCLVAAGSPFPDVVCNGRRYRVGQGNNVFIFPGLGLGTLAARARRVTNGMTNAASKALAARVTDEECASGLLFPSIDRLRSVSYAIAVAVARQALEDGVADICAEDIEHEVAAAMWEPAYPEYEPTAR, encoded by the coding sequence TTGACCGCCGAGAATCGTGCTTGCCGAGGACGCCGGATCGAAATTTCGGCGCGGGGAACCGACCTGATCCGCAACCCGCTCTTGAACAAGGGCACGGCTTTTTCCGCCGAGGAGCGCCACCGATTCGGTCTCGAGGGCTTGCTGCCCGTGAAGGCCAAGAACATTTCCCAGCAGGCGGCGCGCATCTACGAGCAGCTTCAGAACCAGCCGGACGATCTCCAAAAGTACGTTCTCCTCAGCGCGCTGCTGAATCGCAACGTTCACCTCTTTTATAGAGTGCTCGTCGATCACCTCGAGGAGCTGATGCCGATCGTCTACACGCCGACGGTCGGCACGGCCACGCAGCGCTTCAGCCGAGTGTTCCAGGGCGGCGGCGGCGTCTGGATCACTCCGGACATGAAGGGCCGGATGGCCGACGTGCTGAGCCGGGTCGTCGCGCGAAAGGAGATCCGGCTGCTCGTCGTCACGGACAACGAGTCGATCCTCGGGTTGGGCGACCAGGGCGCCGGCGGAATGGCGATCTCCGTCGGCAAGCTCGCGCTCTACACCGCCGCAGCCGGCATTCATCCGGCGCAAGCCCTGCCGGTGAGCCTGGATTTCGGCACCGACAACGACGAGCTGCTCGCGGACGATCAGTATCTCGGCTGGCCCGCGCGCAGGCTCCGCGGCAGCGAGTACATCGAGCTCGTCGACGAGTTCGTCGAGGCCGTGGCCGCGGTGATGCCGAACGCGCTCGTGCAGTGGGAGGATTTCCGCAAGGACAACGCGCTGACGATCCTCGATCGCTACGTCGACCGTATTCCGTCTTTCAACGACGACATTCAGGGCACGGGCGCCGTGGTCCTGGCCGGCCTGAACAGCGCGCTCCGGATAAAGGGGGAGCGGCTGTCCGAGCAGCGCATCGTGATCCTCGGCGCGGGAGCGGCGGGCCTCGGTGTCGCGCGGCAGATCAAGACCCAGCTCGCCGAGGAAGGCGTCGGCCACGCGGAGCGTCTCGCGGAGGTTGCCGTGCTCGATCGGCACGGCTTGCTCGTCGACGACGGACGCATCATGGATCCTTACAAGCGGGAGCTGGCCTGGTCGCCGGCGCTCGCGGAGCGTCACGGGCTTCACAACCCTCGCGAGCGGATGCTTCTCGATGTCGTGCGGAAGTTCCGGCCGACGATACTGATCGGCGTCTCCGGGGTCGGCGGTGCGTTCAGCGAGGAGGTCGTGCGCGAGATGGCCGCGCACGTCGAGCGCCCGATAATTTTTCCGTCCTCGAACCCGAGCTCGAACTGCGAGGCGAAGCCGGCGGATCTTTACGCGTGGACGGACTGCCGATGCCTCGTGGCCGCCGGCAGCCCGTTCCCCGACGTCGTCTGCAACGGGCGCCGGTACAGGGTCGGTCAGGGTAACAACGTCTTCATCTTCCCGGGGCTGGGGCTCGGTACCCTTGCCGCGCGCGCGCGCCGGGTGACCAATGGCATGACGAACGCCGCGTCGAAGGCGCTTGCGGCTCGCGTCACCGACGAGGAATGCGCGTCGGGCCTGCTCTTTCCTTCGATCGACCGGCTTCGCTCCGTCTCCTACGCGATCGCGGTCGCGGTCGCGCGCCAGGCGCTCGAAGACGGCGTTGCGGACATTTGCGCCGAGGACATCGAGCACGAGGTGGCCGCGGCGATGTGGGAGCCCGCATATCCGGAGTACGAGCCGACTGCGCGTTGA